The following are encoded in a window of Ricinus communis isolate WT05 ecotype wild-type chromosome 4, ASM1957865v1, whole genome shotgun sequence genomic DNA:
- the LOC8283907 gene encoding uncharacterized protein LOC8283907: MYYVTLLEAKAKTKQNQGNPISRKSFFLMCQQLLSLFLLLLLRTTSTATLTPALSPTATPLPPPNTTTTTIPLLPLAPPPKFHRQQQLNNIIDALIGAGDFNSWVNILSVADAATLPLSATLFIPADDSPSPIATTITIDPFIFPYHIVPQRLSFSDLCQFNLSSRLPTLLSFKSILITNNSISNFTLDDSLLSHPDLFSSDTIAVHGIATLLDYSVYGDAYPKPSQPEVLARPPPGMFVPKGELISDHNESNTANCLCVEISWTVSLVVFCAFLVPKIQIINLDC, translated from the coding sequence ATGTATTATGTTACTCTATTGGAAGCAAAAgccaaaacaaaacaaaatcaagGAAACCCCATTTCAAgaaaatctttctttctcatgtGTCAACAACTACTCTCTCttttcctcctcctcctcctccgtACTACCAGCACCGCCACCCTCACTCCAGCCCTTTCCCCCACCGCTACTCCTCTCCCACCACCCAACACCACTACCACCACCATTCCTTTACTGCCACTAGCGCCACCCCCAAAATTCCACCGGCAACAGCAGCTCAACAACATAATTGATGCACTAATCGGCGCAGGAGATTTCAACAGCTGGGTGAACATTCTCTCCGTTGCAGACGCAGCAACTCTCCCTCTCTCCGCCACCCTTTTCATTCCCGCCGATGACTCTCCATCTCCAATCGCCACCACCATCACCATTGACCCTTTCATTTTCCCTTACCATATTGTCCCTCAACGCCTCTCTTTCTCTGATCTTTGTCAATTCAATCTGTCTTCTCGCCTTCCTACATTACTCTCCTTCAAGTCCATACTCATTACTAATAATTCGATCTCCAACTTTACCCTTGATGACTCTCTTCTTTCTCATCCTGATCTTTTTAGTAGTGATACTATTGCTGTTCATGGCATTGCTACTCTTCTTGATTACTCTGTCTATGGTGATGCTTACCCTAAACCTTCTCAGCCTGAAGTCTTGGCTAGGCCACCGCCTGGTATGTTTGTGCCTAAGGGGGAGTTGATTAGCGATCACAATGAATCTAATACTGCTAATTGCTTGTGCGTTGAGATTTCTTGGACTGTTTCCTTGGTGGTGTTTTGTGCTTTTTTAGTGCCAAAGATTCAAATAATCAATCTTGATTGTTGA
- the LOC8283908 gene encoding gamma-soluble NSF attachment protein, producing the protein MSSSDPDKLIAKADKLTKLSLTRWSADWKSATLLYEQAANGFRLAKKYEKAKEAFEKASKGQEILSSPWDAAKHMESAAALAKELRNWNEVADLYKKASELYIECGRSQPASDALAKGARALEDAVPDAAVQLYTDSCVILEEDGKEQMAFDLYRAAASVYIKLEKYTDAAAILLRLGVAASNCNATNSQCKAYLSAIIVYLYAHDFKQAEQCYNDCSQIDAFLSSDQNRSVSKLLSAYREGDIEEIKRLVQSSTISHLDNVIIKLARKLPTGDINAFKTDAAKDEEEPLDENDLT; encoded by the exons ATGTCATCTTCCGATCCCGATAAGTTGATTGCTAAGGCCGATAAACT AACAAAACTCAGTCTTACAAGGTGGAGTGCTGATTGGAAAAGTGCTACTCTTTTGTACGAGCAAGCTG CTAATGGCTTTAGGCTTGCCAAGAAGTATGAGAAAGCTAAAGAAGCATTCGAGAAGGCTTCTAAAGGACAGGAGATACTCTCTTC CCCCTGGGATGCTGCTAAGCATATGGAATCTGCGGCTGCTCTAGCAAAGGAACTGCGCAACTGGAATGAAGTTGCTGATCTTTATAAAAAGGCATCTGAGCTGTACATTGAGTGTGGGAGGTCACAACCTGCATCAGATGCTCTAGCAAAGGGTGCTCG TGCTCTAGAAGATGCTGTGCCAGATGCTGCTGTTCAATTGTATACTGATTCTTGTGTTATTCTTGAAGAGGATGGCAAAGAACAAATGGCCTTTGATCTATACCGTGCTGCTGCTAGTGTATACATAAAACTTGAGAA GTATACAGATGCTGCAGCTATCTTGTTGAGACTGGGTGTAGCAGCTAGTAATTGCAATGCCACCAACAGCCAGTGCAAG GCATATCTTAGTGCGATCATCGTTTATCTTTATGCTCATGATTTCAAGCAAGCAGAACAGTGTTACAATGATTGCTCACA GATTGATGCTTTTTTGAGCAGTGACCAGAATCGCAGTGTTAGTAAATTGCTTTCTGCTTATAGAGAGGGTGACATTGAAGAAATCAAACGTCTTGTTCAGTCTAGCACTATTTCACATCTTGACAATGTG ATCATTAAGCTTGCAAGAAAGTTACCAACTGGAGATATCAACGCATTCAAGACCGATGCTGcgaaagatgaagaagaaccATTGGATGAGAATGACCTCACATGA